The proteins below are encoded in one region of Polynucleobacter sp. AP-Nino-20-G2:
- the pdxA gene encoding 4-hydroxythreonine-4-phosphate dehydrogenase PdxA, with product MIQHPAPVNLVVSSGEPAGIGPEVSIVAAIDFLKEQPAATITLLGDPGLLQPSNIPRDLLGRLKVESIALSAPVTPGKLNPANGQYVLDILNTATQACLEGCFDAMVTAPLQKSVINDGLDSGEGLFTGHTEHLAKLCGKEHVVMMLCATLPSGFLGLQKSRDLRVALVTTHLPLKDVASALTYQHILETIQIVHHDLRTRFGIVNPVIRVAGVNPHAGESGYLGREEIEIIAPAIEAAKDAGIRVSGPYPGDTMFDASALNTVDGFIAMYHDQGLAPFKFVSFGGGVNVTLGLPIIRTSVDHGTALGLAGKGLADSGSMLEALRLAYQLVVHSKLAKT from the coding sequence ATGATCCAGCATCCAGCTCCCGTTAATTTAGTTGTTAGCTCTGGTGAGCCGGCAGGTATTGGCCCAGAGGTTTCTATCGTGGCAGCGATTGATTTCTTAAAGGAGCAGCCTGCCGCCACCATCACCTTGCTTGGTGATCCTGGTTTATTGCAGCCATCCAATATCCCAAGGGATTTATTGGGTCGCCTCAAGGTTGAGTCAATTGCTCTTTCGGCACCAGTAACGCCTGGCAAGTTGAATCCCGCCAATGGGCAGTACGTTTTAGACATTCTCAATACTGCGACTCAAGCTTGTCTCGAAGGGTGTTTCGATGCAATGGTCACGGCGCCATTACAAAAAAGCGTTATTAATGATGGCCTTGACTCTGGCGAAGGCTTATTTACAGGTCATACCGAACATCTAGCGAAGCTTTGTGGCAAAGAGCATGTGGTGATGATGCTATGCGCTACTTTGCCATCAGGATTTTTGGGGCTGCAGAAAAGTCGAGATCTTAGAGTTGCTCTAGTGACCACCCATTTGCCTTTAAAGGATGTGGCTTCGGCGCTTACCTATCAGCACATTCTGGAAACCATTCAAATTGTCCATCATGACTTGCGTACTAGATTTGGTATTGTTAATCCTGTAATTCGAGTTGCCGGAGTAAATCCGCATGCAGGTGAGTCGGGTTACTTGGGTCGCGAAGAGATTGAGATCATTGCTCCGGCGATTGAGGCTGCCAAAGACGCTGGCATACGCGTATCTGGCCCTTATCCAGGCGACACGATGTTTGATGCAAGCGCCTTAAATACGGTTGATGGGTTTATTGCCATGTACCACGATCAAGGTCTGGCGCCATTCAAATTTGTTAGCTTTGGCGGTGGCGTCAACGTTACCTTAGGTTTGCCCATTATTCGCACTTCAGTGGATCATGGAACTGCCTTGGGCCTCGCAGGTAAAGGTCTTGCCGATTCTGGCAGCATGCTCGAAGCCTTGCGCTTGGCATATCAATTAGTAGTTCATTCAAAGTTAGCAAAGACATGA
- the rsmA gene encoding 16S rRNA (adenine(1518)-N(6)/adenine(1519)-N(6))-dimethyltransferase RsmA produces MHRARKRFGQNFLQDSGVIYSIVAAINPNPDMHVIEIGPGLGALTRPLLSNLEKLDLLEIDRDLVAYWNHENLPGLNVIEGDALKFDFLEWANSRPANSGLCKVVGNLPYNISSPLLFHLVSAASVIDEQVFMLQAEVVERMVSKAGGSEFSRLSVMLQARYDMELVLEVPPEAFDPQPKVNSAVVRMIPRRDFDLNDAQWHALEKVVAAAFSQRRKMLRTNLSAFADRITLSEAELKCRAQDISVERYIEWAKTLAA; encoded by the coding sequence ATGCATCGCGCTCGTAAACGATTTGGCCAGAACTTTTTGCAGGACTCTGGAGTGATTTATTCCATTGTTGCCGCCATCAATCCAAATCCAGATATGCATGTTATTGAAATTGGCCCAGGGCTTGGCGCACTTACTAGACCCTTGCTCAGCAATCTGGAGAAGTTGGATTTGTTGGAGATCGATCGCGATTTAGTGGCTTATTGGAATCACGAGAATCTCCCGGGACTCAATGTGATTGAAGGGGATGCGCTCAAGTTTGATTTTCTGGAATGGGCTAACTCTCGACCGGCTAACAGTGGTTTGTGTAAAGTTGTCGGTAATCTGCCTTACAACATTTCTTCGCCACTACTGTTTCATTTGGTCTCTGCCGCGAGTGTGATTGATGAGCAGGTATTTATGTTGCAGGCAGAGGTGGTGGAGCGCATGGTTTCTAAAGCTGGCGGCTCAGAGTTCAGTAGGCTTTCTGTCATGTTGCAAGCTCGATACGACATGGAGCTGGTCTTAGAGGTTCCGCCAGAAGCATTTGATCCGCAGCCTAAAGTGAACTCAGCAGTTGTGCGTATGATTCCAAGGCGGGATTTTGATTTAAATGATGCCCAATGGCACGCGCTGGAGAAGGTTGTGGCGGCAGCGTTTTCTCAGAGAAGAAAGATGTTGCGAACCAATTTATCTGCCTTCGCTGATAGGATCACTCTATCGGAAGCTGAGCTAAAGTGTCGCGCCCAGGATATTTCCGTAGAGCGCTATATTGAGTGGGCTAAAACACTAGCCGCATAG